The following coding sequences lie in one Klebsiella huaxiensis genomic window:
- the gntT gene encoding gluconate transporter produces MPLVIVAIGVALLLLLMIRFKMNGFIALVLVALAVGLMQGMPLDKVIVSIKNGVGGTLGSLALIMGFGAMLGKMLADCGGAQRIATTLIDKFGKQHIQWAVVLTGFTVGFALFYEVGFVLMLPLVFTIAASARIPLLYVGVPMAAALSVTHGFLPPHPGPTAIATIFHADMGKTLLFGTILAIPTVILAGPVYARFLKGIDKPIPEGLHNPKTFTEEEMPGFGVSVWTSLVPVILMAMRAVAEMVLPKGHAFLPVAEFFGDPVMATLIAVLIALFTFGLNRGRSMDQINETLTSSIKIIAMMLLIIGGGGAFKQVLVDSGMDKYIASIMHESNMSPLFMAWSIAAVLRIALGSATVAAITAGGIAAPLIATTGVSPELMVIAVGSGSVIFSHVNDPGFWLFKEYFNLTIGETIRSWSVLETIISVCGLIGCLLLGMVV; encoded by the coding sequence ATGCCATTAGTCATCGTTGCTATCGGGGTTGCCCTGTTATTGTTGCTGATGATCCGTTTCAAAATGAACGGTTTTATCGCTCTGGTTCTGGTGGCGCTTGCCGTCGGGCTCATGCAGGGCATGCCTCTGGATAAAGTTATCGTCTCCATCAAGAACGGCGTTGGGGGAACCCTCGGCAGCCTCGCGCTGATCATGGGCTTCGGCGCTATGCTCGGTAAAATGCTGGCGGACTGCGGCGGTGCGCAGCGTATCGCCACCACGCTAATTGACAAATTTGGTAAACAACACATCCAATGGGCAGTCGTGCTGACCGGTTTTACCGTCGGCTTCGCGCTGTTCTATGAAGTGGGTTTCGTGTTGATGCTGCCGCTGGTCTTTACCATCGCTGCGTCCGCCCGCATCCCGCTGCTATACGTCGGCGTGCCGATGGCGGCCGCGCTTTCCGTTACCCACGGCTTCCTGCCTCCGCACCCGGGTCCGACGGCGATTGCCACCATTTTCCATGCCGATATGGGTAAAACCCTGCTGTTCGGTACGATTCTGGCGATCCCGACAGTGATTCTGGCCGGTCCGGTTTACGCACGTTTCCTGAAAGGCATCGATAAACCGATTCCGGAAGGCCTGCATAACCCGAAAACATTCACTGAAGAAGAGATGCCGGGCTTTGGCGTCAGCGTCTGGACTTCTCTGGTGCCGGTTATTCTGATGGCGATGCGTGCGGTAGCCGAGATGGTGCTGCCGAAAGGTCATGCTTTCCTGCCGGTTGCTGAGTTCTTTGGCGACCCGGTGATGGCAACGCTGATTGCGGTGCTGATCGCGCTGTTCACCTTTGGCCTCAACCGTGGCCGCTCGATGGACCAGATCAACGAAACGCTGACTTCTTCCATCAAAATTATTGCCATGATGCTGCTGATCATCGGTGGCGGTGGCGCCTTCAAACAGGTGCTGGTCGATAGTGGGATGGACAAATACATCGCCTCTATCATGCATGAATCCAATATGTCTCCGCTGTTTATGGCCTGGTCGATTGCTGCGGTACTGCGTATTGCGCTGGGTTCGGCGACCGTTGCAGCTATTACCGCAGGCGGGATTGCTGCACCGTTGATCGCGACTACCGGCGTGAGCCCTGAACTGATGGTTATCGCCGTTGGTTCCGGTAGCGTTATCTTCTCTCACGTCAACGATCCGGGCTTCTGGCTGTTTAAAGAGTACTTCAACCTGACTATCGGCGAGACCATCAGGTCGTGGTCGGTGCTGGAAACCATTATCTCCGTGTGCGGTCTGATTGGCTGCTTGCTGTTGGGGATGGTGGTGTAA
- the prlC gene encoding oligopeptidase A yields the protein MTNPLLTPFLLPPFSAIQPEHVVPAVTKALDDCRAAVESAVAQGAPYTWENLCQPLAEVDDVLGRIFSPVSHLNSVKNSPELREAYEQTLPLLSEYSTWVGQHEGLYKAYRDLRDGDHYATLNTAQKKAVDNALRDFELSGIGLAKEQQKRYGEIAARLSELGNQYSNNVLDATMGWTKLVTDEVELSGMPESALAAAKAQAEAKEQEGYLLTLDIPSYLPVMTYCDNGRLREELYRAYSTRASDQGPNAGKWDNSPVMAEILALRHELAQLLGFDSYADKSLATKMAENPQQVLDFLTDLAKRARPQGEKELAQLRAFAKAEFGVDELQPWDIAYYSEKQKQHLYSISDEQLRPYFPENKAVNGLFEVVQRIYGITAKERTDVDVWHPEVRFFELYDENNELRGSFYLDLYAREHKRGGAWMDDCVGQMRKLDGSLQKPVAYLTCNFNRPVSGKPALFTHDEVITLFHEFGHGLHHMLTRIDTAGVSGISGVPWDAVELPSQFMENWCWEPDALAFISGHYETGEPLPKELLEKMLAAKNYQAAMFILRQLEFGLFDFRLHAEFQPEQGAKILETLAEIKKQVALIPGPSWGRFPHAFSHIFAGGYAAGYYSYLWADVLAADAFSRFEEEGIFNRETGQSFLDNILTRGGSEEPMTLFKRFRGREPQLDAMLEHYGIKG from the coding sequence ATGACCAATCCATTACTGACGCCTTTTTTATTGCCCCCTTTCTCTGCTATCCAACCTGAACATGTCGTCCCCGCGGTCACCAAAGCGCTGGATGATTGCCGGGCGGCGGTAGAGAGCGCGGTGGCGCAAGGGGCGCCGTACACCTGGGAAAATCTTTGCCAGCCGCTGGCAGAAGTGGATGACGTGCTGGGGCGTATTTTTTCGCCGGTCAGCCATCTGAACTCGGTTAAAAACAGCCCGGAACTGCGCGAAGCCTACGAACAAACCCTGCCGCTGCTCTCTGAGTACAGCACTTGGGTTGGGCAACATGAAGGTCTGTATAAAGCGTACCGCGACCTGCGCGACGGCGACCATTACGCCACTCTGAATACCGCGCAGAAAAAAGCGGTGGATAACGCGCTGCGTGATTTTGAACTTTCTGGTATTGGCCTGGCGAAAGAGCAGCAGAAACGCTATGGCGAAATCGCCGCTCGCCTGTCCGAGCTGGGCAACCAGTACAGCAACAACGTGCTCGATGCCACTATGGGTTGGACGAAGCTGGTGACCGATGAAGTCGAACTTTCCGGGATGCCGGAAAGCGCGCTGGCTGCCGCCAAAGCGCAGGCTGAAGCCAAGGAGCAGGAAGGCTATCTGCTAACTCTGGATATCCCGAGCTATCTTCCGGTGATGACTTATTGCGACAACGGGCGGCTTCGTGAAGAGCTGTATCGCGCTTACTCCACCCGCGCTTCTGACCAGGGGCCAAACGCCGGGAAGTGGGACAACAGCCCGGTGATGGCGGAAATTCTTGCCCTGCGCCATGAGCTGGCGCAGCTACTGGGCTTCGACAGCTATGCCGACAAGTCTCTGGCTACCAAAATGGCCGAGAACCCACAGCAGGTGCTCGACTTCCTGACCGATCTGGCCAAACGTGCCCGTCCCCAGGGTGAGAAAGAGCTGGCCCAGCTGCGAGCCTTCGCCAAAGCCGAATTTGGCGTTGATGAACTGCAGCCGTGGGATATCGCGTACTACAGCGAAAAACAGAAACAGCATCTGTACAGCATCAGCGACGAACAGCTGCGCCCGTACTTCCCGGAAAACAAAGCCGTTAACGGCCTGTTCGAAGTCGTTCAACGTATTTATGGTATTACCGCCAAAGAGCGTACCGATGTTGACGTCTGGCATCCGGAAGTGCGTTTCTTCGAGCTGTATGACGAAAACAATGAACTGCGTGGCAGCTTCTACCTCGATCTCTACGCTCGCGAACATAAGCGCGGCGGGGCATGGATGGACGACTGCGTCGGCCAGATGCGCAAACTCGATGGTTCGCTGCAAAAACCGGTCGCTTATCTGACCTGTAACTTTAACCGTCCGGTCAGCGGCAAACCGGCGCTGTTCACTCATGATGAAGTGATCACTCTGTTCCACGAGTTTGGTCATGGCCTGCATCATATGCTGACCCGTATCGATACCGCCGGGGTTTCCGGCATCAGCGGGGTGCCGTGGGATGCGGTCGAACTGCCGAGCCAGTTTATGGAAAACTGGTGCTGGGAGCCGGACGCTCTGGCGTTTATCTCCGGTCACTATGAAACCGGCGAGCCGCTGCCAAAAGAACTGCTGGAGAAAATGCTGGCGGCGAAAAACTACCAGGCGGCGATGTTTATCCTGCGCCAGCTGGAGTTCGGACTGTTCGACTTCCGCCTGCATGCGGAGTTCCAGCCAGAGCAGGGGGCTAAAATCCTCGAAACGCTGGCGGAAATTAAAAAGCAGGTTGCGCTGATCCCTGGACCGTCATGGGGCCGCTTCCCGCATGCTTTCAGCCATATTTTTGCCGGTGGCTATGCGGCGGGCTACTACAGCTATCTGTGGGCCGATGTGCTGGCGGCGGACGCCTTCTCGCGCTTCGAAGAGGAGGGGATCTTCAACCGCGAAACCGGTCAGTCGTTCCTCGACAACATCCTGACTCGCGGTGGTTCTGAAGAGCCGATGACGCTGTTCAAACGCTTCCGTGGTCGCGAACCGCAGCTGGACGCGATGCTTGAGCATTACGGAATCAAAGGCTGA
- the rsmJ gene encoding 16S rRNA (guanine(1516)-N(2))-methyltransferase RsmJ: protein MKICLIDETGAGDGALSVLAARWGLEHDEDNLMALVMTSEHLELRKRDEPKLGGIFVDFVGGAMAHRRKFGGGRGEAVAKAVGIKGDYLPDVVDATAGLGRDAFVLASVGCHVRMLERNPVVAALLDDGLTRGYADAEIGPWLQERLQLIHASSLMALTDITPRPQVVYLDPMFPHKQKSALVKKEMRVFQSLVGPDLDADGLLEPARLLATKRVVVKRPDYAPPLADVATPNAVVTKGHRFDIYAGTAIEQQG, encoded by the coding sequence GTGAAAATCTGCTTAATTGATGAAACGGGCGCCGGAGACGGCGCCTTATCTGTTCTTGCTGCCCGCTGGGGGCTGGAACACGATGAAGACAACCTGATGGCGCTGGTGATGACGTCGGAGCATCTGGAACTGCGCAAGCGCGATGAGCCGAAGCTTGGTGGTATCTTCGTCGATTTTGTCGGCGGGGCGATGGCTCATCGACGCAAGTTTGGCGGCGGCCGCGGCGAGGCGGTGGCAAAAGCGGTTGGTATTAAGGGTGATTACCTGCCGGATGTGGTCGATGCGACTGCCGGACTGGGACGCGATGCGTTCGTCCTCGCCTCTGTGGGTTGCCATGTGCGGATGCTGGAACGCAATCCGGTGGTTGCCGCGCTGCTCGACGATGGCCTGACGCGCGGCTATGCCGATGCGGAAATCGGTCCATGGTTGCAGGAGCGGCTACAGCTAATTCACGCCTCCAGCCTGATGGCGCTGACCGATATTACTCCGCGTCCGCAGGTGGTTTACCTCGACCCGATGTTCCCACATAAGCAGAAAAGTGCATTGGTGAAGAAAGAGATGCGGGTGTTTCAGTCGCTGGTGGGGCCGGATTTAGACGCTGATGGCCTGCTGGAACCTGCTCGTCTGTTGGCGACCAAACGCGTGGTGGTCAAACGACCGGACTATGCGCCGCCGCTGGCGGATGTGGCGACGCCGAACGCGGTGGTCACCAAAGGCCACCGGTTTGATATTTACGCCGGAACGGCGATTGAGCAACAAGGATAA